The Desulfomicrobium escambiense DSM 10707 genome includes a window with the following:
- the carA gene encoding glutamine-hydrolyzing carbamoyl-phosphate synthase small subunit — MKAILALEDGTWFAGQSFTGPGEAGGEVIFNTGMSGYQEILTDPSYYGQMVCMTYPLIGNYGVNLDDVESSRVHCPAFIVKECCKKPSNWRATESLPDYLVRHGVMGLEGIDTRALTRHLRINGAMRGIISTEDLTPEELVAKAKALPSMEGANLVDFVAPKEPYYWTGTEPAPAKMDGDLPLWPEGSEGTVRVVVYDYGIKWNILRLLAAEGLTILAVPPKFPAALVKKLSPSGVFLSNGPGDPATLKDEIAIIKELCEHFPVGGICLGHQLLGIALGGTSFKLKFGHHGINHPVQDDITRKIEISSQNHGFCVDISSLDFLEQTHLNLNDKTLEGFRHRTKPIFSVQHHPEAGPGPHDSQYFFARFRRMLETGKVQ, encoded by the coding sequence AGGAAATCCTGACGGATCCTTCCTACTACGGGCAGATGGTCTGCATGACCTACCCGCTCATCGGCAACTACGGCGTGAACCTGGATGACGTGGAGTCCTCGCGTGTCCACTGCCCGGCCTTCATCGTCAAGGAGTGCTGCAAGAAGCCGTCGAACTGGCGCGCCACCGAGAGCCTGCCCGACTACCTCGTGCGCCACGGCGTCATGGGCCTGGAAGGCATCGATACCCGCGCCCTGACCCGGCACCTGCGCATCAACGGCGCCATGCGCGGCATCATCTCGACCGAGGACCTGACGCCCGAGGAGCTTGTCGCCAAGGCCAAGGCCCTGCCCTCCATGGAAGGCGCCAACCTGGTCGACTTCGTGGCCCCCAAGGAACCTTACTACTGGACCGGTACCGAACCGGCCCCGGCGAAGATGGACGGCGACCTGCCCCTGTGGCCCGAAGGGTCCGAAGGCACCGTGCGCGTGGTCGTCTACGACTACGGCATCAAGTGGAACATCCTGCGCCTGCTGGCCGCCGAGGGTCTGACCATCCTGGCCGTGCCCCCGAAATTCCCCGCGGCCCTCGTCAAAAAATTGTCCCCGAGCGGCGTCTTCCTGTCCAACGGCCCCGGCGACCCGGCGACCCTCAAGGACGAAATCGCCATCATCAAGGAGCTGTGCGAGCACTTCCCAGTGGGCGGCATCTGCCTCGGCCACCAGCTTCTGGGCATCGCCCTGGGCGGCACGAGCTTCAAGCTGAAGTTCGGCCACCACGGCATCAACCATCCGGTACAGGACGACATAACCCGAAAGATCGAAATTTCTTCACAAAACCACGGTTTTTGCGTAGACATATCGAGTCTCGATTTTCTGGAGCAGACGCATCTCAACCTGAACGACAAAACACTGGAAGGCTTCCGGCACCGGACCAAGCCCATTTTCAGCGTGCAGCACCACCCCGAGGCGGGCCCCGGCCCCCACGACAGCCAGTACTTCTTCGCACGCTTCCGGCGCATGCTGGAAACCGGCAAAGTTCAGTAA